A genomic region of Aspergillus oryzae RIB40 DNA, chromosome 1 contains the following coding sequences:
- a CDS encoding TauD/TfdA dioxygenase family protein (probable taurine catabolism dioxygenase), whose protein sequence is MAPSITETVSLRSAPKTSLRTDAGHNKENGVGYRETYQHDNEIKGTAKQPPASFPNYLPVWDNETEKYPPLQPFEHYEHGKDADPAFPDLFPEGKGEVEELTPTIGSEVHGIQLSQLTDKGKDQLALYVAQRKVVAFRDQDFAQLPIEKALEFGGYFGRHHIHQSSGAPKGFPEIHLVHRGADDRSGAEFLETHTNSLTWHSDVTFEKQPPGTTFLYLLDGPTSGGDTLFCNMAQAYRRLSPEFRKRLHGLKAVHSGVEQVNNSLNKGGIARRDPITTEHPVVRTHPVTGEKALYVNPQFTRYIVGYKKEESDFLLKFLYDHIALSQDIQTRVRWRPNTVVVWDVSICTYDHFYVRGINCFLEPSRCTQCHFRLGGWSKASSRKNHATGRKTV, encoded by the exons ATGGCTCCATCTATAACCGAGACTGTCTCACTCCGCTCGGCACCAAAGACCTCTCTTAGAACCGATGCTGGTCACAACAAGGAGAATGGGGTAGGATACCGTGAAACATATCAGCATGACAATGAGATCAAAGGAACCGCAAAACAGCCACCGGCATCTTTCCCGAACTATCTCCCCGTCTGGGATAACGAAACAGAGAA ATACCCACCACTTCAACCATTTGAGCACTATGAGCATGGAAAGGATGCCGACCCAGCTTTCCCAGATCTCTTCCCTGAGGGCAAGGGCgaggtggaggagcttaCCCCGACCATTGGTAGCGAAGTTCACGGTATCCAACTGAGTCAGTTGACCGATAAGGGTAAAGACCAGCTGGCTTTGTACGTCGCCCAAAGGAAAGTTGTCG CTTTCCGAGACCAGGATTTCGCTCAGCTCCCTATCGAGAAAGCCCTTGAGTTTGGTGGTTATTTCGGTAGACACCACATTCATCAGAGCTCTGGGGCACCTAAGGGCTTCCCCGAGATCCACCTCGTTCACCGTGGAGCAGACGATAGGAGTGGAGCTGAATTCCTGGAAACCCACACCAACTCGCTCACTTGGCACTCTGATGTTACCTTCGAGAAACAGCCTCCTGGGACTACCTTTCTGTACCTGTTGGATGGCCCGACAAGCGGTGGAGATACTCTGTTCTGTAACATGGCCCAGGCTTACAGACGGTTGTCACCCGAGTTCCGCAAGCGATTGCATGGTCTGAAGGCTGTTCACTCTGGTGTCGAGCAGGTTAACAACAGTCTGAACAAGGGTGGTATTGCACGACGCGACCCAATTACCACCGAGCACCCGGTTGTGAGGACACATCCCGTCACTGGGGAGAAAGCTCTCTACGTGAACCCGCAAT TTACCCGATACATCGTTGgatacaagaaagaagagtcCGACTTCCTTCTCAAATTCTTGTATGATCATATTGCCTTGTCCCAAGACATTCAGACTCGAGTAAGGTGGCGGCCGAATACTGTGGTTGTTTGGGATGTAagtatatgtacatacgaccatttTTATGTACGGGGTATTAATTGCTTTCTAGAACCGAGTCGTTGCACACAGTGCCATTTTCGACTGGGAGGATGGTCAAAGGCGTCATCTCGCAAGAATCACGCCACAGGCAGAAAGACCGTATGA
- a CDS encoding uncharacterized protein (predicted protein), whose translation MRMTKTQTYPIGTRSECERLVRDWGFRHIFTWSDGSNAYYSPHRHAGLTTHLIRQGTLTITYPEDNARFNNGEVKKETFGVGARVDVPAGKLHEVWIGEDGCEYVIGE comes from the exons ATGAGAATGACAAAAACACAGACTTACCCCATCGGAACCCGCAGCGAGTGCGAACGTCTCGTCCGAGACTGGGGTTTCCGACATATCTTCACCTGGTCCGATGGCAG CAATGCATATTACTCGCCTCATCGACACGCGGGCTTGACGACGCATCTTATTCGACAGGGTACCCTTACAATTACGTATCCCGAGGACAATGCTCGATTCAATAATGGGGAGGTTAAGAAGGAGACGTTTGGGGTTGGGGCCCGGGTCGATGTACCGGCTGGAAAGCTGCATGAGGTGTggattggggaagatgggTGTGAGTATGTGATTGGGGAGTAG
- a CDS encoding putative transporter (permease of the major facilitator superfamily): MASDNHKEATANVEPVKDDSKQVSAGSSSETLPVAAPKRVKDISEGAFDTTEDPRFYKPIDDYEGIHRWDPDFEWGEQEEKKLIRKIDLRVCTFACVTFFALQLDRGNIVQAMSDNMLGDLGMNTNDYNTGQTIFYLVFLFAELPSQLISKKIGPDRWIPIQMLCWSLIAAFQAFLSGKKSYYVCRALLGLFEGGFIPDTILFLSFWYKSKELPIRLSYFWISYEGTSIVSAFLAYGFLHVRRPDGTGGWRYLFAFEGLITGVIAIIAAFWMPASPTQTKGGFRGKDGWFNEREEKIMVNRVLRDDPSKGGMHNRQAVTPKMLWEALCDYDMWPIYLLGLTWMIPNSPATSYITLQLKSLGFDTFESNLLTIPAYVIFIINLLVWTWISERFYQRLILGVGSMIWCLVLLIALETLPDNASPWARWIINVLLIGAPYVHAIIVAMTSRNAGTVRTRTVATAVYNMMVQTSSIISNNIYREDDKPYYRTGNKVLIALAVWSIFVFIGAKFYYMWRNKKNTEKWDVMSSAEREEYLAANGHLGNKRLDFRFIH, translated from the exons ATGGCTTCCGACAACCACAAAGAAGCGACTGCCAATGTTGAGCCTGTAAAAGACGATTCGAAACAGGTCTCAGCAGGGTCATCCTCCGAGACGCTACCTGTCGCGGCGCCCAAGCGGGTCAAGGATATAAGCGAGGGTGCTTTCGATACCACTGAAGACCCGAGATTTTACAAGCCGATCGACGACTATGAAGGTATACATCGTTGGGATCCGGATTTTGAATGGGGAgagcaggaggagaagaagctcatAAGAAAG ATCGATCTACGCGTCTGTACATTCGCTTGTGTCACCTTTTTTGCACTACAACTCGACCGAGGCAATATCGTTCAGGCGATGTCCGACAATATGCTGGGCGACCTGGGCATGAACACGAACGACTACAACACCGGCCAAACAATCTTCTACCTCGTTTTCCTGTTTGCGGAACTTCCCTCCCAATTGATCTCAAAGAAAATCGGACCAGATCGGTGGATTCCGATCCAGATGCTTTGTTGGAGTTTGATCGCCGCCTTCCAGGCTTTCCTTTCAGGGAAAAAGTCATACTATGTCTGTAGGGCGTTGTTGGGTCTTTTTGAGGGTGGATT CATCCCGGATactattctctttctctccttttggTACAAGTCCAAGGAGTTACCCATCCGATTGAGTTATTTCTGGATTTCCTACGAGGGAACATCGATTGTCAGTGCATTCCTAGCATATGGCTTCTTACACGTGCGGAGGCCCGATGGTACCGGTGGCTGGCGGTATTTGTTTGCCTTCGAGGGTCTGATCACAGGAGTCATCGCGATCATTGCAGCTTTCTGGATGCCGGCATCACCTACTCAGACCAAAGGCGGGTTTCGCGGCAAAGATGGCTGGTTCAACGAGCGTGAAGAAAAAATCATGGTCAACCGAGTGCTCCGTGATGACCCGAGCAAGGGAGGCATGCACAACCGACAGGCTGTGACGCCGAAGATGCTTTGGGAGGCCCTCTGTGACTATGACATGTGGCCCATCTACCTGTTAGGACTAACGTGGATGATCCCCAATTCGCCAGCAACAAGCTATATCACCCTGCAGCTGAAGTCGTTGGGATTCGATACATTCGAGTCGAACCTTTTGACAATCCCAGCTTATGTGATTTTCATTATCAACCTACTGGTATGGACCTGGATCTCAGAGCGGTTTTACCAGCGATTGATTCTAGGAGTCGGATCTATGATTTGGTGTTTGGTTCTCTTGATCGCACTCGAGACCTTGCCAGATAATGCCAGTCCTTGGGCTCGGTGGATCATTAATGTTCTACTGATTGGAGCACCGTATGTGCATGCTATTATTGTCGCCATGACATCCCGAAACGCAGGCACGGTTCGTACGAGGACAGTTGCCACCGCGGTTTACAACATGATGGTCCAGACGTCAAGCATTATCTCCAACAAT ATCTATCGTGAAGATGACAAACCGTACTATCGCACTGGAAACAAGGTTCTCATTGCGTTGGCAGTATGGAGCATTTTCGTGTTCATTGGAGCCAAATTCTACTACATGTGGCGCAACAA GAAGAATACCGAAAAATGGGATGTCATGTCTAGCGCCGAGAGGGAGGAATATCTGGCTGCTAATGGGCACCTGGGCAACAAACG ACTCGATTTTAGATTCATCCATTAA